TTTCTGGGGAAATTCCACCTACGCTGGGTAACCTAACAGGCCTTTCCATGCTTTACCTCTTCCAGAACAGCTTACAGGGATCTATACCCACAAGCTTAGGGAACTTGCAGAACATTGCTAGTTTAGTCCTGTCATTTAACCAGCTTAATGGCACAATACCGATTGAAGTCATTAGCCTCTCCTCTTTAACCAGTTATCTTGGTCTGTCATACAACTTTCTCTCTGGTCCAATCCCGTCAGGGGTGGGCAAATTGACGAATCTGGTATTACTGGACCTGTCAGTAAATAAACTAACTGGAGATATTCCAACGACATTAGGTAAATGCGTCGAGCTTGTACAGCTTCAGTTGAATGACAACCTTCTTCAAGGTGTCATTCCACAGTCCTTGAGTGGATTGCAAGGAATACAAGAGCTAAACTTTGCCGGCAACAACTTATCTGGCTCTGTTCCAGGATTTTTTGGTGATTGGCCAAACCTGGCATATCTGAATCTGTCCTACAATAATTTTGGAGGCCCCATTCCAGTAAAAGGTGTCTTCAGTAATGCAAGTGCATTCTTCATAGATGATAATAAGGTTTGTGGGGGTATTCCAAGTTTACAGCTGCCCCAATGTCCCGTGAAAGAATCTGGTTCGGAGAAGAAGAGACTGAGGCGAGTAGCGCTTACAGGCATTGTTGCTGGTGCTATGTCTCTGCTGCTCATTCTTCTCATAGGCAGTCTTGTCATACTGATCGTGAGGCAAAGGAAAAAGGTCCCAAATCTCCCTTTATCGGAAGATCAACATTGGCAAGTCTCATTTGAGGAGATACAGAAAGCAACGAATCAGTTCTCCCCAAGTAACCTCATAGGCATGGGAAGCTTTGGGTCAGTTTATAGAGGAACTCTGAGCCCAAGTGCACAGCAGGTTGCAATCAAGGTCATTGATCTTCAGCAACATGGAGCTGAGAACAGCTTCTTGGCTGAGTGCCATACCCTGAGAAGTATTCGGCATCGGAATCTTGTCAAGGTGGTCACTGCATGCTCGAGTATTGACCACCATGGTAATGATTTCAAAGCATTGGTCTATGAGTTCATGCCAAATGGGGACCTTGACAAATGGCTACACCAGAATCTTGCAACACAAGACGAGACACCTGAAACTAGGAGGAGGCTAACCATGTCCCAGAGGGTGAACATTGCGCTCGATGTCGCTGAGGCTCTTGACTACATGCACAACCATGGTCAGGTGCCCATTGTCCACTGTGATCTGAAACCAAGCAATGTTCTTCTCGACAATGATATGGTTGCACACGTGGCGGACTTTGGGCTGGCACGGTTCATTCGTAAGGCTGTGAGCAACTCAACAGAAGAAAGCAGTACCTCGATTGGAATCAAGGGTACCATTGGATACATCCCTCCAGGTACTTCAAGATCTATTGCTTTATATATTGGCAGTTTCCTTGTGATGTTCCTAACCAAATTAAAGGTTCTTAAGTACATTGTCTAATGATTTTCTTATAACCTGCAGAGTACGGAATGGATGCTCATGTTTCCATCCAAGGTGATGTATACAGCTATGGGGTTCTTCTGCTCGAGCTGTTCACTGGAAAGCGGCCTACAGATGGTTCATTCCAGGGAGGCCAAACTCTCCAAAGTTATGTTGCAGCATGCTATCCTGACAAGATAATGAAGATAGTTGACCCAACTCTACTGTCTCTGGACAACAGATGTTTGAGCAAAGGGGGCATTTCTTGCAACAATATTGATGCTGAGAAGCTGCAAGAGTGCATGGTAACGATCTTGCGAGTTGGTTTGCAATGCTCCCAGGAGTCATCAAGAGCTAGAATGCATATCAGGAACACCATCAGAGAACTTGAGACGGTAAAGGATGTCTTGCTGAACTACTGATGAGACTGACGGGTATACAGTAACAGGATGAAAAGTAGTTGTTATGGATCAAGGTTTCTTATGTGCGTGTGTATATGTTGGTTCGGTTGAATTTCCCATCAGATCTATTGTTGTGAGACATTGTATATGATGAGTGTTTGTGTACTGTTGTTTCTAATTGTGCATGGCAGGTAAAATTTCTCTCATCCAGTCACTCCAATCGCAAAATGTCTTCTGATTGCCAGACACCAAGCTGCTTTTGATAATCTGGAGCAAAATTCTGAAGAACAATGAGCCATTAGCTCTCGAGTCACCTGGCAAAGCTTATCATACCATgacattttttttctgaaagaaaCTAGGACAACTAGTTCAGGTCATTGCATTGAGAAACAATACATTACAAGAACGTTTGCAAGATCAGGATAAGACAAGTCAATATGTAATCGTATTTGGACGGTTTGTTTGTCCAATGTCCAGACATGTCCATTTGAGCAAGCAAGAAGCAACAGAGCGTACGCTTAATAAATAGTCCACAAAGCACAGCTGCGCATACGAGAACCAAAATCTATCATTTCTTCCCTAAAAACTTCTACAAATTGAATACACTATTCCAACAATTTCAAAAGTATTATTCAATTTGCAAATATACCGTTACAAAAGTTAACCCATATACTGTTGATTTTGTTTCCAAATTATTGAATTACGCTTTGTAATTTTTAATcaagttcaaaaaaaattgttgattGTGGGTGTGGCATATGAATTTTTACCCAAAGTGCGTTTAAAATACCGAACATTACAAAAATTATCCACTTATGTTTCATAAAATTGTTGGAGTaaacatccaaaaattttaatgTCTATAAATTGCACTCATTTTGAAATCTAGACAAAAGTGAAAACATTAGTACAAGTGTAGTAGGAGTAGCTTTACAGTACCCAGtggtttaaaaaaaaagagtacgTGGGCTGTTATCCGGTCCTCCCAGTGGTGGGCTGCGTTGGGCCTGTCCGATGCGATCACATTCCAGCAAACCCTACCACAcccccaccaccgccgtcgcgccgcctctgctccccTTCGCTGATCCAGTacggccccctcctcctcgtcctcgcgccgccgtcgccgatctCCTCCGCGTCGCGCTGATTTTTTCGCCGCTGGGCTGCCGCAGGAAGCTGCGGGGACGGCGGTGGGGTTGTTCGCTAGAGGCGGTGTTTGAGGATGCCGCTGGGGTTGGTGCTGAGCTCGCTAGGGCGGACGATGCGGCGGAAGCGGCTGTCCTCGCTCGACATCCTCTCCTCCAAGCGGGCGCCCCGGGACTACTACAAGGGCAAGAACTGCAAGCCCACCGGGTTCCACACCCGCAAAGGTAGCGTAACTAT
The nucleotide sequence above comes from Panicum virgatum strain AP13 chromosome 3K, P.virgatum_v5, whole genome shotgun sequence. Encoded proteins:
- the LOC120700169 gene encoding LRR receptor-like serine/threonine-protein kinase EFR, with the protein product MLKSLDLAYNQLSGTIPASLFNISSVATFELSGNNALSGVLPFDIGVTLPNLRNLILNDCQLSGRIPRSIGNASLLRYIQLDDNELEGTVPLEVGNLRDLEVLTLGNNQLADEWGSDWELMASLSNCSKLFYLALDSNNFQGVLPPSIANLSNTMQKLHLSQNKFHGSISSDIWKLSNLAILSLRGNFLSGSIPPKIGNLYKLGALDLSQNNISGEIPPTLGNLTGLSMLYLFQNSLQGSIPTSLGNLQNIASLVLSFNQLNGTIPIEVISLSSLTSYLGLSYNFLSGPIPSGVGKLTNLVLLDLSVNKLTGDIPTTLGKCVELVQLQLNDNLLQGVIPQSLSGLQGIQELNFAGNNLSGSVPGFFGDWPNLAYLNLSYNNFGGPIPVKGVFSNASAFFIDDNKVCGGIPSLQLPQCPVKESGSEKKRLRRVALTGIVAGAMSLLLILLIGSLVILIVRQRKKVPNLPLSEDQHWQVSFEEIQKATNQFSPSNLIGMGSFGSVYRGTLSPSAQQVAIKVIDLQQHGAENSFLAECHTLRSIRHRNLVKVVTACSSIDHHGNDFKALVYEFMPNGDLDKWLHQNLATQDETPETRRRLTMSQRVNIALDVAEALDYMHNHGQVPIVHCDLKPSNVLLDNDMVAHVADFGLARFIRKAVSNSTEESSTSIGIKGTIGYIPPEYGMDAHVSIQGDVYSYGVLLLELFTGKRPTDGSFQGGQTLQSYVAACYPDKIMKIVDPTLLSLDNRCLSKGGISCNNIDAEKLQECMVTILRVGLQCSQESSRARMHIRNTIRELETVKDVLLNY